In Xanthomonas theicola, a single genomic region encodes these proteins:
- a CDS encoding oligopeptide:H+ symporter, translating to MSATSAPGAARMPRPIAYIIGNEACERFSFYGMRNILVQFLITSLLLQEVTAPGREAEAKHILHSFMIGVYFFPLLGGWLADRFFGKYDTILWFSLVYCAGHACLALFEGSRGGFFLGLCLIALGAGGIKPLVASFMGDQFDQRNKHLAKVVFDAFYWIINFGSLFASLLIPLALKNLGPAWAFGIPGILMFVAMLVFWAGRRRYVRVPLPPKDPHGFAQVVRSALLRCVPGQGRPGLVLAAVAVALALGSVALLPTLGIVICLCLALVLLLAGIGGGTWWQLERARAVHPDAAVDGVRAVLRVLVVFALATPFFSLFDQKASTWVLQGQQMQMPEWFSASQMQALNPALVMLLIPFNNLVLYPLLRRGGYEPTALRRMTAGIAFSGMAWIVVGMLQVAMDGGDALSIAWQILPYALLTFGEVLVSATGLEFAYSQAPQAMKGVVMSFWNLTTTVGNLWVLLSNAAVRNDTVTAHIGSTGLSETAFLMFFFAAFAFAAALMFGLYARRYRMVDHYRPA from the coding sequence ATGAGCGCGACGAGCGCACCCGGCGCCGCGCGGATGCCGCGGCCGATCGCCTACATCATCGGCAACGAGGCCTGCGAGCGTTTCAGCTTCTACGGCATGCGCAACATCCTGGTGCAGTTCCTGATCACCTCGCTGCTGCTGCAGGAGGTGACGGCGCCCGGCCGCGAGGCCGAAGCCAAGCACATCCTGCACAGCTTCATGATCGGCGTGTATTTCTTCCCGCTGCTCGGCGGCTGGCTGGCCGACCGCTTCTTCGGTAAGTACGACACCATCCTGTGGTTCAGCCTGGTGTATTGCGCGGGCCACGCCTGCCTGGCACTGTTCGAGGGTAGCCGCGGCGGTTTCTTCCTCGGCCTGTGCCTGATCGCGCTGGGCGCCGGCGGGATCAAGCCGCTGGTGGCCTCGTTCATGGGCGACCAGTTCGACCAGCGCAACAAGCACCTGGCCAAGGTGGTGTTCGACGCGTTCTACTGGATCATCAACTTCGGCTCGCTGTTCGCCTCGCTGCTGATCCCGCTGGCGCTGAAGAACCTGGGCCCGGCGTGGGCGTTCGGCATTCCCGGCATCCTGATGTTTGTGGCCATGCTGGTGTTCTGGGCCGGGCGCCGTCGCTACGTGCGCGTGCCGCTGCCGCCGAAGGACCCGCACGGCTTCGCCCAGGTGGTGCGCAGCGCGCTGTTGCGGTGCGTGCCGGGGCAGGGACGGCCGGGCCTGGTCCTGGCCGCCGTCGCGGTGGCGCTGGCGCTGGGCAGCGTTGCACTGCTGCCGACGCTGGGCATCGTGATCTGCTTGTGCCTGGCGCTGGTGCTGCTGCTGGCCGGCATCGGCGGTGGCACCTGGTGGCAACTGGAGCGTGCCCGCGCGGTGCATCCGGACGCGGCGGTGGACGGCGTGCGCGCCGTGCTGCGGGTGCTGGTGGTGTTCGCGCTGGCGACCCCGTTCTTCTCGCTGTTCGACCAGAAAGCCTCGACCTGGGTGCTGCAGGGCCAGCAGATGCAGATGCCCGAGTGGTTCAGCGCCTCGCAGATGCAGGCGCTGAATCCGGCGCTGGTGATGTTGCTGATTCCGTTCAACAACCTGGTGCTGTACCCGCTGCTGCGGCGCGGCGGTTACGAGCCGACCGCGCTGCGAAGGATGACCGCAGGCATCGCCTTCAGCGGGATGGCCTGGATCGTGGTCGGCATGCTGCAGGTGGCCATGGATGGCGGCGACGCGCTGTCCATCGCCTGGCAGATCCTGCCGTACGCGCTGCTGACCTTCGGCGAGGTGCTGGTGTCGGCGACCGGGCTGGAGTTCGCCTACAGCCAGGCGCCGCAAGCGATGAAGGGCGTGGTGATGAGCTTCTGGAACCTGACCACCACGGTCGGCAACCTGTGGGTGCTGCTGTCCAACGCGGCGGTGCGCAACGACACCGTCACCGCGCACATTGGCAGCACCGGGCTCAGCGAGACCGCGTTCCTGATGTTCTTCTTCGCCGCGTTCGCCTTCGCCGCCGCGCTGATGTTCGGCCTGTACGCACGCCGTTACCGCATGGTCGACCACTACCGTCCCGCCTGA
- a CDS encoding rhomboid family intramembrane serine protease, giving the protein MPSVTPVNLILIVLTVLVSWAAFNNRKLLDRLILWPPAIDRRKQYDRLLTYGFIHADFPHLLFNMITLYFFGGPIERLMERLTGSLLTYPLFYLAALLISILPSYLKNQKNPNYMSLGASGAVSAVLFAYILLAPWTGIYFFFIPIPIPAIVYALFYVGYSIWMDRRGGDNVNHSAHLTGAGFGVMFLLIMEPAVLQHFLDALANPRLGRG; this is encoded by the coding sequence ATGCCCTCCGTCACCCCCGTCAACCTGATCCTGATCGTCCTCACCGTACTGGTGTCGTGGGCGGCGTTCAACAACCGCAAGCTGCTCGACCGGCTGATCCTGTGGCCGCCGGCGATCGACCGGCGCAAGCAGTACGACCGGCTGCTGACCTATGGCTTCATCCATGCCGATTTCCCGCATCTGTTGTTCAACATGATCACGCTGTACTTCTTCGGCGGCCCGATCGAACGGCTGATGGAGCGGCTGACCGGCAGCCTGCTGACCTACCCGCTGTTCTACCTGGCGGCGCTGCTGATCTCGATCCTGCCCAGCTACCTGAAGAACCAGAAGAACCCGAACTACATGAGCCTGGGTGCGTCGGGCGCGGTCTCGGCGGTGCTGTTTGCCTACATCCTGCTGGCGCCGTGGACCGGCATCTATTTCTTCTTCATCCCGATCCCGATCCCGGCGATCGTCTATGCGCTGTTCTACGTGGGCTACAGCATCTGGATGGACCGCCGCGGCGGCGACAACGTCAACCACAGCGCGCACCTGACCGGCGCCGGATTCGGGGTGATGTTCCTATTGATCATGGAGCCGGCGGTGCTGCAGCACTTTCTCGACGCGCTGGCCAATCCGCGCTTGGGCCGCGGCTAA
- a CDS encoding GNAT family N-acetyltransferase, with amino-acid sequence MSAASLPPIEHDPQQQRFVLRLEGHEAELDYLLRDGRLVITHTGVPSAIGGRGLAARLVAAALEQARVQGVKVVPACSYAAAFVHRHPEYADVLA; translated from the coding sequence ATGAGCGCAGCGTCCCTCCCGCCGATCGAACACGACCCGCAGCAGCAGCGTTTCGTCCTGCGGCTGGAGGGTCACGAGGCCGAACTGGACTACCTGTTGCGGGACGGGCGTCTGGTCATCACCCATACCGGCGTGCCGAGCGCGATCGGCGGCCGTGGACTGGCGGCGCGGCTGGTGGCCGCGGCGCTGGAGCAGGCGCGGGTACAGGGAGTGAAGGTGGTGCCGGCGTGTTCGTACGCGGCGGCGTTCGTCCACCGCCATCCCGAATACGCCGATGTGCTCGCCTGA
- a CDS encoding DUF3298 and DUF4163 domain-containing protein — protein MDVRHRRRAGRNKRWPWTAAALGLALVAAGCKREAAAPAAAPAAAAAAVPAAPAPTPLKDVIEHSPSYVVGITFPPALNRYPGLAEAVGRYAQAARDDLMEAVAGLGNDRPSVPYELSLQFGMLLERPGLVAVAADGSRYTGGAHGEPLVARFVWLPQQQRMLTAEALIPDPQGWAQVADHVAAQLRQMVQARVDAEQLPPEDHDEQVRSADKMIAEGTEPQARNFSQFQPLVDAAGKIVALRFVFPPYQVGPYSDGTQSVDVPANVLRGLVAPEYAELFAI, from the coding sequence ATGGACGTGAGGCACAGGCGACGGGCGGGGCGGAACAAGCGGTGGCCGTGGACGGCAGCGGCACTGGGGTTGGCGCTGGTGGCGGCCGGATGCAAGCGCGAGGCGGCCGCACCCGCCGCCGCGCCGGCCGCGGCCGCGGCCGCGGTGCCGGCCGCGCCGGCGCCGACGCCGCTGAAGGACGTGATCGAACACAGCCCGAGCTACGTGGTCGGCATCACCTTCCCGCCGGCGCTCAACCGCTATCCGGGATTGGCCGAGGCGGTCGGTCGCTATGCGCAGGCCGCGCGCGACGACCTGATGGAAGCGGTCGCGGGCCTCGGCAACGACCGCCCCAGCGTGCCCTACGAACTGTCGCTGCAGTTCGGGATGCTGCTGGAGCGGCCCGGGCTGGTGGCGGTGGCCGCCGACGGCAGCCGTTATACCGGCGGCGCCCACGGCGAGCCGCTGGTGGCGCGTTTCGTGTGGTTGCCGCAGCAGCAGCGCATGCTCACCGCCGAGGCGCTGATTCCCGATCCCCAGGGGTGGGCGCAGGTCGCCGACCATGTCGCCGCGCAGCTGCGCCAGATGGTGCAGGCGCGGGTGGACGCCGAACAGTTGCCGCCGGAGGACCATGACGAACAGGTTCGCAGCGCCGACAAGATGATCGCCGAAGGCACCGAACCGCAGGCACGGAACTTCAGCCAGTTCCAGCCCTTGGTCGACGCGGCCGGCAAGATCGTGGCGTTGCGCTTCGTGTTCCCGCCTTACCAGGTGGGGCCGTATTCCGATGGCACGCAGTCGGTGGACGTACCGGCAAACGTGTTGCGCGGCCTGGTCGCGCCGGAGTACGCGGAGCTGTTCGCCATCTAG
- the cfa gene encoding cyclopropane fatty acyl phospholipid synthase: MAGLLQRRVVELLASADVRVGGGRAHDIVVHDPRFYARVLAQGSLGLGESYMDGWWDTPVLDATLARLIGARLEQRVAGIADLAYALRTRLFNLQRGRRSYEVGRRHYDLGNDLYQAMLGRRLVYSCGYWAAADDLDAAQQAKLDLVCRKLLLQPGMRVLDIGCGWGEALKFAAERYGVAGVGVTVSQAQAEYARQLCRGLPVEIRLQDYREVDERFDAVFSIGMFEHVGDKNYRRYVERVRRCLRPDGLFLLHSIGSNVSRHRTDPWIARYIFPNSMLPSAAQIAAALEGRFVIEDWHNFGPDYERTLQAWRANIEAAWPRLDAQRYDARFRRMWRFYLAGSMATFGCRRAQLWQLVLSPEGVRGGYRAPR, from the coding sequence ATGGCCGGGTTGCTGCAGCGCCGTGTCGTCGAACTGCTCGCCAGCGCCGACGTGCGTGTCGGTGGCGGGCGCGCCCACGACATCGTGGTGCACGACCCGCGCTTCTACGCACGGGTGCTGGCGCAGGGCTCGCTGGGTCTGGGCGAGAGCTACATGGATGGCTGGTGGGATACGCCGGTGCTGGACGCGACGTTGGCGCGGCTGATCGGCGCCCGGCTGGAACAGCGCGTGGCCGGCATCGCCGACCTGGCGTATGCGCTGCGCACGCGGCTGTTCAACCTGCAGCGCGGACGCCGCAGCTACGAGGTCGGGCGCCGCCACTACGACCTGGGCAACGACCTGTACCAGGCGATGCTCGGCCGGCGCCTGGTCTACAGCTGCGGCTACTGGGCCGCGGCCGACGACCTGGATGCGGCACAGCAGGCCAAGCTGGACCTGGTCTGTCGCAAGCTGCTGCTGCAGCCGGGCATGCGCGTGCTGGACATCGGGTGCGGCTGGGGCGAGGCGCTGAAGTTCGCGGCCGAGCGCTACGGCGTGGCCGGCGTCGGCGTCACCGTATCGCAGGCCCAGGCCGAATACGCCCGGCAGCTGTGCCGCGGGCTGCCAGTCGAGATCCGGCTGCAGGACTATCGCGAGGTCGACGAACGCTTCGATGCGGTCTTCTCGATCGGCATGTTCGAGCATGTCGGCGATAAGAACTACCGCCGCTACGTCGAGCGGGTGCGGCGCTGCCTGCGGCCGGACGGGCTGTTCCTGCTGCACAGCATCGGCAGCAACGTCTCGCGGCATCGCACCGATCCTTGGATCGCACGCTATATCTTCCCCAACTCGATGCTGCCCTCGGCGGCACAGATCGCCGCCGCGCTGGAGGGGCGCTTCGTGATCGAGGACTGGCACAACTTCGGCCCCGACTACGAGCGCACCCTGCAGGCCTGGCGTGCCAACATCGAGGCGGCCTGGCCACGGCTGGATGCGCAACGCTACGACGCGCGCTTCCGGCGGATGTGGCGCTTCTACCTGGCCGGCTCGATGGCCACGTTCGGCTGCCGGCGCGCGCAGCTTTGGCAGCTGGTGCTGTCGCCCGAAGGTGTACGGGGAGGCTACCGCGCGCCGCGTTGA
- a CDS encoding MarR family winged helix-turn-helix transcriptional regulator: MGSFDQTERRVVFTCERYPAFPREPAVLVRLVKHLYKRIHANACMLLKTYGLSPPEYEILMMLYGTPGQCMTPTEVAEAAGEKPANITRLTDSLCGKGLILRSASPEDRRKTTLTLQPAGIALIERMLPAVCGLLAAETVGLEEAEQRRLEALLKKMLDSIDNAS, encoded by the coding sequence ATGGGAAGTTTCGATCAGACCGAGCGGCGCGTGGTGTTCACCTGCGAGCGCTACCCCGCTTTCCCGCGCGAACCTGCCGTCCTGGTCAGGCTCGTCAAGCATCTGTACAAGCGCATCCACGCCAACGCTTGCATGCTGCTCAAGACCTACGGTCTCAGTCCGCCGGAGTACGAGATCCTGATGATGCTGTACGGCACGCCAGGACAGTGCATGACCCCCACCGAGGTGGCCGAGGCGGCGGGCGAGAAGCCGGCCAACATCACCCGCCTGACCGACAGCCTGTGCGGCAAGGGCCTGATCCTGCGCTCGGCCAGCCCCGAGGACCGGCGCAAGACCACCCTGACCCTGCAGCCGGCCGGGATCGCGCTGATCGAACGCATGCTGCCGGCGGTGTGCGGTTTACTCGCCGCCGAGACCGTCGGCCTGGAGGAGGCCGAACAGCGGCGGCTGGAGGCGCTGCTCAAGAAGATGTTGGACAGCATCGACAACGCCAGCTGA
- a CDS encoding M3 family metallopeptidase has product MTTRLALALAATLGLAMPAYANAAPSAAAQAATQANPFFAESPLPLHYPQFDRIKDSDFAPAFDAGMAQQLKEVETIAEQKAKPTFDNTIVAMENSGQLLDRATTVFFNLVGADTNDTRKQLQADYSGRFAAHRDAISLNPKLFARIQALYDRRDQLGLDAQGVRLVEKYHSDFVRAGAKLGEADKTKLKAMNAELAKLGTQFSQNVLAEVNAAAVVVDDVKQLDGLSEAQIAAAAEAAKVRKLDGKYVIALLNTTGQPPLAQLKDRALRHKIYQASVSRGSHGGQYDNTALVSRIMGLRAERAKLLGYPNHAAYSLEDQTAKTPQAVNAMLGKLAPAAVANAKREAADLQARIDREQKAAGKPGFALAAWDWAYYTEKVRQARYDFDEAQLKPYFELKSVLENGVFYAANQEYGLTFKQRSDLPTYRDDLMVYDVFDADGTQLAIFIADMYARQSKRGGAWMSSYVSQSALTGDKPVVANHLNIPKPPAGQPTLLTWDEVTTAFHEFGHALHGMFSDVKYPYFSGTSVPRDFVEFPSQVNEMWADDPAILRHYAKHYQTGAAMPQALLDKVVAAAKFNQGFATTEYLGAAMLDQRWHQLGAGQVPPASAVMDFEAKALAADGIAYAPVPPRYRTPYFSHIMGGYAAGYYAYIWAEVLDANTQQWFKQHGGLSRANGDRFRQTLLSRGGSVDAMQLFQDFAGHAPTIEPLLEKRGLTPGAGDGASPQASPGKQ; this is encoded by the coding sequence ATGACCACCCGCCTCGCCCTCGCGCTCGCCGCCACGCTAGGACTCGCCATGCCCGCCTACGCCAATGCCGCCCCGTCCGCCGCCGCGCAAGCGGCCACGCAGGCCAACCCGTTCTTCGCCGAAAGCCCGCTGCCGCTGCACTACCCGCAGTTCGACCGGATCAAGGACAGCGACTTCGCGCCGGCCTTCGACGCCGGCATGGCGCAGCAGTTGAAGGAAGTCGAGACGATCGCCGAGCAGAAGGCCAAGCCGACCTTCGACAACACCATCGTGGCGATGGAGAACAGCGGCCAGTTGCTGGACCGCGCCACCACCGTGTTCTTCAACCTGGTCGGCGCGGACACCAACGACACGCGCAAGCAGCTGCAGGCGGACTACTCGGGCAGGTTCGCCGCGCACCGCGACGCGATCTCGCTCAATCCCAAGCTGTTCGCGCGCATCCAGGCGCTGTACGACCGCCGCGACCAGCTCGGCCTAGACGCGCAGGGCGTGCGCCTGGTGGAGAAGTACCACAGCGATTTCGTGCGCGCCGGCGCCAAGCTCGGCGAAGCCGACAAGACCAAGCTCAAGGCGATGAACGCCGAATTGGCGAAGCTGGGTACCCAGTTCAGCCAGAACGTGCTGGCCGAAGTGAACGCCGCCGCGGTGGTGGTGGACGACGTCAAGCAGCTCGATGGGCTGTCCGAGGCGCAGATCGCCGCCGCCGCCGAAGCGGCCAAGGTGCGCAAGCTCGACGGCAAGTACGTGATCGCGCTGCTCAACACCACCGGCCAACCGCCGCTGGCCCAGCTCAAGGACCGCGCGCTGCGGCACAAGATCTACCAGGCGTCGGTGTCGCGCGGCAGCCACGGCGGCCAGTACGACAACACCGCGCTGGTGTCGCGGATCATGGGCCTGCGCGCCGAGCGCGCCAAGCTGCTCGGCTACCCGAACCACGCCGCCTATTCGCTGGAAGACCAGACCGCCAAGACCCCGCAGGCGGTCAACGCGATGCTCGGCAAACTGGCCCCGGCCGCGGTCGCCAACGCCAAGCGCGAGGCCGCCGACCTGCAGGCGAGGATCGACCGGGAGCAAAAGGCCGCCGGCAAGCCGGGCTTCGCGCTCGCGGCCTGGGACTGGGCCTACTACACCGAGAAGGTGCGCCAGGCCAGGTACGACTTCGACGAAGCCCAGCTCAAGCCGTACTTCGAACTGAAGAGCGTGCTGGAGAACGGCGTGTTCTACGCCGCCAACCAGGAGTACGGGCTGACCTTCAAGCAGCGCAGCGACCTGCCCACCTACCGCGACGACCTGATGGTCTACGACGTGTTCGACGCCGACGGCACGCAGCTGGCGATCTTCATCGCCGACATGTACGCGCGCCAATCCAAGCGCGGCGGCGCCTGGATGAGCTCCTACGTGTCGCAGTCGGCGCTGACCGGCGACAAGCCCGTGGTCGCCAACCACCTCAACATTCCCAAGCCGCCAGCCGGGCAGCCGACCCTGCTGACCTGGGACGAGGTGACCACCGCGTTCCACGAGTTCGGCCATGCGCTGCACGGCATGTTCTCGGACGTGAAGTACCCCTACTTCTCCGGCACCAGCGTGCCGCGCGACTTCGTCGAGTTCCCCTCGCAGGTCAACGAGATGTGGGCCGACGACCCGGCGATCCTCAGGCACTACGCCAAGCACTACCAGACCGGCGCGGCGATGCCGCAGGCATTGCTGGACAAGGTCGTGGCCGCGGCCAAGTTCAATCAGGGCTTCGCCACCACCGAGTACCTGGGCGCGGCGATGCTGGACCAGCGCTGGCACCAACTCGGCGCCGGCCAGGTGCCGCCGGCGTCCGCGGTGATGGACTTCGAGGCCAAGGCGCTGGCCGCCGACGGCATCGCCTACGCGCCGGTGCCGCCGCGCTACCGCACGCCCTACTTCAGCCACATCATGGGCGGCTACGCGGCCGGCTACTACGCCTACATCTGGGCCGAAGTGCTCGACGCCAACACCCAGCAGTGGTTCAAGCAGCACGGCGGGCTCAGCCGCGCCAATGGCGACCGCTTCCGCCAGACCCTGCTCTCGCGCGGCGGCAGCGTCGATGCGATGCAGTTGTTCCAGGACTTCGCCGGACACGCGCCGACGATCGAGCCGCTGCTGGAAAAGCGCGGCCTGACCCCGGGCGCAGGCGACGGCGCCTCGCCGCAGGCGTCGCCCGGCAAGCAATGA
- a CDS encoding glutathione peroxidase, protein MDTPTTAYAFTATDIDGRPQPLADYAGKVLLIVNVASQCGFTPQYAGLQALWQRYRERGLAVLCFPCDQFGHQEPGDADQIKRFCALRYAVDFPLFAKAHVNGDAAHPLWQWLKRQKPGMLGIAAIKWNFSKFLVGRDGRVLARYAPTDKPHALAADIERALG, encoded by the coding sequence ATGGACACGCCGACCACCGCCTACGCGTTTACCGCCACCGACATCGACGGCCGCCCGCAGCCGCTCGCCGACTACGCCGGCAAGGTCCTGTTGATCGTCAACGTCGCCTCCCAGTGCGGCTTCACCCCGCAGTACGCCGGGCTGCAGGCACTGTGGCAACGGTACCGCGAGCGCGGGCTGGCGGTGCTCTGCTTCCCCTGCGACCAGTTCGGCCACCAGGAGCCCGGCGACGCGGACCAGATCAAGCGGTTCTGTGCGCTGCGCTACGCGGTCGACTTCCCGCTGTTCGCCAAGGCCCATGTCAACGGCGACGCCGCGCATCCGCTGTGGCAATGGCTCAAGCGACAGAAGCCAGGGATGCTCGGCATCGCCGCGATCAAGTGGAACTTCAGCAAGTTCCTGGTCGGCCGCGACGGCCGGGTGCTGGCGCGCTATGCGCCCACCGACAAGCCGCACGCGCTGGCCGCCGACATCGAGCGCGCGCTGGGCTGA
- a CDS encoding transposase, with amino-acid sequence MGQVQGWAAQWRDAQGVIPIQVCAWRKSARQTRLTLETLHRTARRKGRKLRPRTMQMAGYVVLVGTLRDQSPERLLELYRYRRQVELAFKRLKWLLQRGHLKKTDPQGAKAWLQGNVFVSVLIESLLVVGGRFSPWGYLPASGQATVPLARGVLDAPPAEAGRQSDALVAR; translated from the coding sequence GTGGGCCAGGTCCAGGGCTGGGCGGCGCAGTGGCGCGATGCGCAGGGCGTCATCCCCATCCAGGTGTGTGCATGGAGGAAGTCGGCCCGGCAAACCCGCCTCACACTGGAGACATTGCATCGCACCGCCAGGCGCAAGGGCCGCAAACTGCGCCCGCGCACGATGCAGATGGCCGGCTACGTGGTCCTGGTCGGCACGCTGCGCGACCAAAGCCCCGAAAGATTGCTCGAACTGTACCGGTATCGCCGGCAGGTCGAGCTGGCGTTCAAGCGGCTGAAGTGGCTGCTGCAACGGGGACATCTGAAGAAGACCGATCCCCAAGGCGCCAAGGCTTGGCTGCAAGGCAATGTCTTCGTCTCGGTGCTGATCGAAAGCTTGCTCGTGGTGGGCGGGCGTTTTTCCCCTTGGGGCTACCTGCCCGCATCCGGACAAGCGACGGTGCCGTTGGCGCGAGGCGTCCTTGATGCGCCACCTGCCGAGGCAGGCCGTCAATCCGATGCTCTGGTTGCTCGATAG